Genomic window (Argopecten irradians isolate NY chromosome 13, Ai_NY, whole genome shotgun sequence):
AAAGTAATAAAggaatatataaatactacctggtatttgtagtttttattttcaaaatacctTTATTTAGGGAATAATATGCATGCTTCTCTTTACCATAAAAGattatgattatataaatatgaaataaatcatattatgtCGCATGGTAAACAAATGACATGTAGCTATATAATTGGCATATTTAAGGATTGTCTCCAGGACGATTTGAAGCCATCATCATGGTTCATAATTGTTATTTGTGAGAGTAATATTAGTTTTCCGTTCCATCATGAAATGGTGCAGCCCATTGATGAAATTATGGCCTATGCTAGTTCTAGAACTGTAGAATCAACTTAAAAGGCGCTTCAATCTTTGCAGCAATCTGTAATTTCCTTCCGTCTGCTTAGATTTGGTCATCTCTATTTAATATTGGAACACGTCAACCATTAAAAGTTAGTATGATTGATTGTGTTGTATTACATAAGGAACCAGGtcaagagtttttttttaacaagcAAAGCAGAAGGATACAGATTGCTTTTAACATTTGTGGAGATCATGAATTCTGAATCAAAACTGATTAACAGTAATAACGCTTGTAACATGGAAGGAACAAACTGTAATAATGAACAATGTTAGCAACTTACTACTGCAGGGAACATTACGGTACCATGCTGCACCTTAATGTATGCGCCATCCTGATAAGTTCTACATTTATCGAGAAGCAAAATTAAGTGATTGTTGGGTCTTTCAAatacaaattaacaaataaGAAATAACCGTACACAGCAGAATGCATGTACTTCAATCACAATTAAATATACATGGTTCTGTGCAAGGTATCGAGATATTTTGCAAAGGAAGAGATTATAAGATAAGAATAAATCAAGAGTACAGTTTTAATCAATCCTTTATCTACATCTATAACAGTatgttgaaaaatgttaatttgattttaattatgtTTCCTGTATTGTTTGGTCTTTTCACTTTTGAATTAATACAtatgacattttgttttgttttcattgttaagTATACATAATTTGTTATACTCTCACCTGTCTTTGGCTAAAGTCTCATATTTCTCCATTGCCTCAAGGTCAGGTTCCTCCATTAGTGTTAATTTCGGGTCATGGTTATATAGCATCGCTTGGTCCCATCCTGTCAGGTGGTAAACTGGAGAAGATAGCAGAGCTTGATCCTGAGGCTGAAATAAgtttaaaataaagtaaattcaGCAAAGGAGATAAGATTAAGAATTGTAAACATACACCTGAATTATTACACAAAGTTTGAAAATGGAATTTATCCAATGCACAGATCAAATGTATGTAATTTGCAGCTATGGTTGTGACTGTTACTgatcaatttaattattttaatatttaagacAAAACACAGATCCTCCAAGTCATGGGCCAGTCATGGGCCATTTTAAAATAAGTCCAAGTATACCTTATATAAGACCAACTCAAAATAGTTAATTATCAATTTGAAGAAAGACTCACTGTCAGATAAAAAGGGACTTATATTAATGTCCATCTTTTTTATGAAAGAATTAACACCAACCTCAAGACTTTCAAATATTCCGTTGAATCCAGATATGTCCATCAAATCCTCATCAGAGTGGCTATTGTTGACAATGCTGTCATCATTAGAATTGCTTTTGTTCAGGGTGGTGCCCTCCTCAATATGGTTACTGATCCCAGTACTGTCCTTCAACTCCTCCTCAGATATACTGTTGTTCTCAAGATCACCTTCCTCCAAGTCGTTGGTGCCCTCCTCAATATGGTTACTGATCCCAGTACTGTCCTTCAACTCCTCCTCAGATATACTGTTGTTCTCAAGTCGTTGGTACCCTCCTCAAAATGGTTACTGATCCCAGTACTGTCCTTCAACTCCTCAGATATACTTTTGTTCTCAAGATCACCTTCCTCCAAGTCGTTGGTGCCCTCCTCAATATGGTTACTGATCCCAGTACTGTCCTTCAACTCCTTCTCCGATATACTGTTGTTCTCAAGATCACCTTCCTCCAAGTCGTTGGTGCCCTCCTCAAAATGGTTACTGATCCAAGTACTGTCTTTAAACTCCTCCTCAGATATACTGTTGTTCTCAAGATCACCTTCCTCCAAGTCGTTGGTGCCCTCCTCAAAATGATTACTGATCCCAGCACTGTCCTTCAACTCCTCCTCAAATATACTGTTGTTCTCAAGATCACCTTCCTCCAAGTCGTTGGTGCCCTCCTCAAAATGGTTGCTGATCACAGTACTGTCCTTCAACTCCTCCTCAGATATACTGTTGTTCTCAAGATCACCTTCCTCCAAGTCAGTGAGACTGAGAGACTGTTCCTCACTTGAACTTTCCATTCCATCAGAAATTTCATACTGTTCTTCAGAAGAATCTGATTCACTCAAAATGTCTCTTCCACTGTCCCTGGATCCTCTTTCACCACCTCTGGTCCTCACACCACCTGCTCTATTGTTCCTCCTGGCTCCATTTTCACCACCTCTTGTCCTCGCACCACCTTGTGTCCTTGCACCACCTCTTGTCCTCGCACCACCTCGTGTCCTTGCAGCACCTCTTGTCCTCGCACCACCTCGTGTCCTTGCAGCACCTCTTGTCCTTGCACCACCTGCTGTAATGTTCCTCCTGGCTCCATTTCCACCACCTCTGGTCCTCGCACCACCTCTTGTCCTTGCACCACCTGCCCTATTGGTCCTCCTGGCTCCATTTTCACCACCTCTTGTCCTCGAAGCATCTCTGTTTCGGAACTGTCTACCTCCTCTCACTTCATCTGCTCTTTGTATTTCTGTTACCTGAAAATGGTCAATAAAATCAGCATTTTCACATTCACCAGGTTCAGAGGAATCTTTGCAGTGCGAACAAAAACAACTAAGGTGTCTTGCCATGACTTTACGTGGCTGCTCCCCTGATCTGATAGAGTGAAGTGCTCTGGTTCCAGGTACTGTTTTTGAGTTTCTATTCTGACGATTTCGATCAATCTCTGATGAGGCTACATAAAAGATTGTTCTTTTCCTATGTGTATGTGTATTTGGTTCATCATCTTTTGTCAGTGCTCGTTCTGCAAACTCTGCAAGGTCTTTTGCAGAATTGATGACCTCTTTCTGTGAGTTAACGGCTCTTCTAGCAGCACTTTTTATCACTGCCCCCGCTCCATCGCTTGGCCCCTTACCATGTCGAGAACCATAAAAAATTCTCTCTGTAACAAATCCAAAGTCCTCCATAGAATATGAAATGTCACAGAATGGGATGCATGACTTGTATTGTTCTGCACAGCCATCACAAAACTGCACCACTTTGGCTATATTCAGGGATCGAgttgttttcaaatattcattTGCTTTTTGGATGAAGCAGTTGACAGCATGACTGTCATGCTTCAGATCATTTGATATGAACAGAAGTGTCTCTTGGACGTGGTTTGTCAACTCACATTGATCTTTGTTACAGTTGTAATAACTGACTATTGGGTGTATGGTTACTTGATTATGGCCCCAGTGTGCTGTTTGAATTTCCATTTGGGAGATACATGAGTAATTTTCAGCAAAATCGAGGTTCAACACCACCCAGTCTGGAGGTATGTTGTTAACCAGCTGTGTGAATTGCTTCTGTTGCCATCTTGCAACAAACAAGTGGTTTGCCAGCCTGTCGACATGATCAGCTAACTTGATGACCATTGCGTTTAAGGATTCCTTTTTCTTCACCATCATAACACGCACagtttttttcccctttttgtTCAATTCACCGTCTTTCTTTTCCCAAATTGTGTAATCAACCATTTCGTGACCATGTCTTGTCAGAATTTCAGTAAAGTGAGAAACGAGGAGATCTTTATTGCAATCCTCACAATTTCTTTCTACACATTTTCTCTGGTGAAAGGAACTCCCGTCTGCTCTGTCACAGAGTGTTAAATTTACAGCGTGGTATCTGTCTAACAGTTTACATTCAACCATCTTGACCTTGTTTGCAAAGTCATTCAGTGCTTTGatttttatatcaacatttgTACAGTATTCACAAAGACAGCTGTACCATGGCTGCTTGCTGCATGTTTGAATGTTGCTTGGGACTTTCTTGGCAAAAGTTGAGAATCCCAGATTACCACCTGATTCCTTGTAGTCCATGTAGACAGATTTAAGTGGACGATCCAAGACTTTTCTGCCTTCAGAGTCATTTCTTTTCACTGATTTCCTGTCTGGGAGTGGGATACTGTTACTATTTAGGAAGTCATGTACTTCTTTCTCTGCCTTGTGGTCAATTCTGGACTTGCGTGGTTCATCCGTCATTCGACTCAAAGTGGATGTATGCACTCCAAGATTCATTGCAGTTTTCTTCAGCATtctgtattttttcattattttcagtGAAGGAAgtatacattttttcatatttttttgtgtCATATTGTTCTTGAGAACTTCAACAATTTTACGATCACATTTGTCATTCTTCGTGGCAATGACTCCTTTTTTCTCCAGCGCTTCCCTCTTATGTGGAGATCTTTTTATGATGTATTCAACAGCCTCAGCAAAGTTATTTGGTTTCTTTGGCAGTTTCGCCCTTTGAACAGCTTTTCTCAAGGCATGATCTGACATTCTACATTcttctggttttttttcttgatgTTCTTTATCACTtccatttcttttcttttgtacATAAGCTCTatctttttctctctttcttctGACTTTCTGTGCTGTTCTTCTTTCTCTGCTTTCCTGTTGTTTCACTTTCCAATAATCCCTCtgtttctctctctcttttctAGTCAATACTTGtctttgtttctgttttgtatATTCTTGACCTGTAATCAAATAGATTTAAAGTAGCTATAGAagtgtgtacatatatatgtgtgtgtgagCAATACATTAtatgcattataaatattttatactgtGAGCAGAATCTATCAATTACATGCCAGCATATGCACTTGGATTCATATGTAGGAGTAGAGAGTAGAGAAGAATATCTTTAAGATGGCTCCAGTTTTTAATTAGATTTGACCAAGCTACTCAGGCCCTTGAGGTCATACCCATATATTGCGTAAATTCCGATCCTCAAGTGCTGGTGATGTTTCCTGTCAAGTTTGGTCTTAATTGGCCacatacttttgaaaattagAATGTTAAAAATTCAAACAACAAACGACAGACTTAGTGGTATGCCATGAGCTCAcagccaggtgagctaataaatccTATTACAATAAAGAATTACCAAGACTTTTTCTTCTCTGGCGAAACCGTTTTTGTCTCTCCCTGTTTGCTGCTCTAATCCTTTCTCTCTCTTCTTCATTTAggttctttttcttttgtatacgTGAAAGTTTGTTGCGTGTCGCATCGAGCCTTTTCCATTCCTTGTAGGACTCAGGATTTTTCTTCAGGTTATCCCTCCAtctttaaaagttaaaaaaaaattgaaattcaaatttataAAGAAACAGATGGATGTCATGATTATTATAGGACATTTCAGCAAAGCCATACTAAAGACTTTTACCAACCTACACTAGACATTAAACATAATAGAAAGGTTTAgaaactttatatgtatatgtaggtGTATAGAAGGGAAATTCCCTCATTTCATGTGTACCAGTTTCTAAACCTTCCTAATGTTAAGgcaaaaacattatataactaaACCTTTAAATTTGATATGACTGACTCAAGACATtctgattttatatttaaaccAACACCAATTTTCTGCACTAC
Coding sequences:
- the LOC138305599 gene encoding uncharacterized protein; protein product: MAAASFNMLYWLRPERKEKPPPEKTTLTGAERSQRWRDNLKKNPESYKEWKRLDATRNKLSRIQKKKNLNEEERERIRAANRERQKRFRQRRKSLGQEYTKQKQRQVLTRKEREKQRDYWKVKQQESRERRTAQKVRRKREKDRAYVQKKRNGSDKEHQEKKPEECRMSDHALRKAVQRAKLPKKPNNFAEAVEYIIKRSPHKREALEKKGVIATKNDKCDRKIVEVLKNNMTQKNMKKCILPSLKIMKKYRMLKKTAMNLGVHTSTLSRMTDEPRKSRIDHKAEKEVHDFLNSNSIPLPDRKSVKRNDSEGRKVLDRPLKSVYMDYKESGGNLGFSTFAKKVPSNIQTCSKQPWYSCLCEYCTNVDIKIKALNDFANKVKMVECKLLDRYHAVNLTLCDRADGSSFHQRKCVERNCEDCNKDLLVSHFTEILTRHGHEMVDYTIWEKKDGELNKKGKKTVRVMMVKKKESLNAMVIKLADHVDRLANHLFVARWQQKQFTQLVNNIPPDWVVLNLDFAENYSCISQMEIQTAHWGHNQVTIHPIVSYYNCNKDQCELTNHVQETLLFISNDLKHDSHAVNCFIQKANEYLKTTRSLNIAKVVQFCDGCAEQYKSCIPFCDISYSMEDFGFVTERIFYGSRHGKGPSDGAGAVIKSAARRAVNSQKEVINSAKDLAEFAERALTKDDEPNTHTHRKRTIFYVASSEIDRNRQNRNSKTVPGTRALHSIRSGEQPRKVMARHLSCFCSHCKDSSEPGECENADFIDHFQVTEIQRADEVRGGRQFRNRDASRTRGGENGARRTNRAGGARTRGGARTRGGGNGARRNITAGGARTRGAARTRGGARTRGAARTRGGARTRGGARTQGGARTRGGENGARRNNRAGGVRTRGGERGSRDSGRDILSESDSSEEQYEISDGMESSSEEQSLSLTDLEEGDLENNSISEEELKDSTVISNHFEEGTNDLEEGDLENNSIFEEELKDSAGISNHFEEGTNDLEEGDLENNSISEEEFKDSTWISNHFEEGTNDLEEGDLENNSISEKELKDSTGISNHIEEGTNDLEEGDLENKSISEELKDSTGISNHFEEGTNDLRTTGTNDLEEGDLENNSISEEELKDSTGISNHIEEGTTLNKSNSNDDSIVNNSHSDEDLMDISGFNGIFESLEPQDQALLSSPVYHLTGWDQAMLYNHDPKLTLMEEPDLEAMEKYETLAKDRTYQDGAYIKVQHGTVMFPAVVDRWPWIHYFHPVHGHKGHWQLQETRHTILFEDAVATLTPPDLAMCGHL